TGTGCTCGTAGTCGTAGTTGCCACCCGGTGCGGCGATCCGCACCACCGGCAGCGCGCGCGCCGACTCGCCCGCGCCCAGCACCGGGCAGGTGAGCTCGATGCCGCGCACAAACTCCTCGCAGAGCACGTCGGGGTCGTACTGCGCGGCCAGCTTCACGGCCTCCTGCATCTGCGAATAGCCCTCGACCTTGCTGATGCCGATGGAGCTGCCCTCGCGCGGCGGCTTCACGATCAGCGGCAGGCCCAAAGCGTCGGGCACGGTGATCACGTGCTCGCGCGCCAGGCGGCCCGGCTGCAGCAGCACCCAGCGCGGGGTCGGCAGGCCCTCGGCCAGCCAGACGCGCTTGGTCATGGTCTTGTCCATGGCGATGGCGCTGGCCATCACGCCGCTGCCGGTGTAGGGCAGGCGCAGCAGCTCGAGCGCGCCCTGCAGCGAGCCGTCTTCGCCGCCGCGGCCGTGCAGGGCGATGAACACGCGGGCAAAGCCCCCGTCCTTCAGCGCCTGCAGCGGCCGCTCGGCAGGGTCGAAGGCGTGCGCGTCCACGCCCTGGCTGTGCAGCGCGGCGAGCACGCCGGAGCCGCTCATGAGGCTCACCTCGCGCTCGGCGCTGGTGCCGCCCATGAGGACGGCCACCTTGCCCATCGCCGCGGGTTCGATGGCCGTATCGATGTCGAAGGCTGCGCTCATGCAGCACCTCCCGGCGACACGGTGTCCGACAGCGCCTGCAGCATCTTCGGCAGCGTGCCGATGGAGCCGGCGCCCATGCCCAGCAGCACGTCGCCGTCCTGCAGCGCGGCGTGCAGCGCGGCGGGCAGCTCCGCGAGCTGCGGCACGAAGTGCGCGCCGGGCACGTCAGCAGCCAGGCTGGCGCCATCGGCGCCGGCTATGGGGGCTTCGCCGGCCGGGTAGACCTCGGTCAGCCACACCGCGTCGGCCCCTCGCAGCACGGCGGCAAAGCCGGCAAAGCAGTCGCGGGTGCGTGTGTAACGGTGCGGCTGGAAGGCCAACACCAGGCGCCGGCCCGGGTAGGCCCCGCGCGCGGCGGCGATGACGGCAGCCAGCTCGGCGGGATGGTGGCCGTAGTCGTCGACCAGCAGGTAGCGGCCACCGCCGGCCGCGCGCAGCGGGCCGGCCTTGGCGAAGCGGCGGCCCACGCCAGCAAAGGCCGCGAAGGCACGCGCCGCGGCAGCGTCGGGCAGGTTCAGCGTGCGCGCCACCGCCAGCGCCGCGAGCGCATTGCGCACGTTGTGCTCGCCAGCCAGGTTGAGCGTCACGGCCAGGTCATCGAAGCCGGCCTGGCGCGCGACGAAACGCATGCGGCCGCCTTCGAGCGAGGCCACGTCCACGGCGCGCAGGTCCGCGCCCTCGCCCAGACCGTAGGTGGTGACGTAGCGCTCCAGGCGCGGCAGCACCGCCTGCACACCGGGGTCGTCGGCGCAGACCATGACACGGCCGTAGAAGGGCAGGCGCGCCACGAACTGCACGAAGGCCTCGTGCAGCCGCGCCAGCTCGTGGCCGTAGGTCTCCATGTGGTCGGCGTCGATGTTGGTCACCACCGCCAGCACCGGGCTCAGCGCCAGGAAGCTGGCGTCGCTCTCGTCGGCCTCGGCCACGAGCAGATCGCCCGCGCCGAGCCGTGCGCCCTGCCCCCGCTGCCCGCCCAGGCCCTGGAGCTCGCCGCCGATGACGAAGCTGGGGTCGGTGCCGGCCTCGGTCAGCACGCTGGCCACCAGCGAGGTGGTGGTCGTCTTGCCATGCGTGCCGGCGATGGCGATGCCCTGCTTGTGGCGCATCAGCTCGGCCAACAGCGCGGCACGCGCGACGATGGGGATGCGCGCCGCGCGCGCTGCCACCACCTCGGGATTGCCGGGCTTCACCGCCGTGCTGGTGACGAGGGCCTGCGCGCCGGCCACGTGCGCGGCATCGTGGCCGATGTGCACGCGCACGCCCAGCCGCGCCAGGCGCTCGGTGCTGGCACTGGCCTGCAGGTCGGAGCCGCTGACGGTGTAGCCCAGGCCGGCCATGATCTCGGCCAGCGGGCTCATGCCCGAGCCGCCCACGCCGACGAAGTGGATGTGGTGCACGGCGTGGTTCATGCGGCAGCCTCCGCACGCAGGGGCCGCTTCGTCGGCACCGGCCCGGTCGCGACGAAGTGGATGGGGTGCACGGCGTGGTTCATGCCTGGGCCTTCTTCACCAGCGCCTCGATCTCGTCGGCCACGCGCGCCGCCGCATGCGGGCGGGCCTGGGCGCGGGCCTTGGTGGCCATTGCCTGCAGCGTGTCGCGGTCGAGCTTGTCCAGCTCGGCGGCCAGCCGCCCGGCCGTGAGCTCCGCCTGCGGCAGGTGCACGGCGCCGCCCTGCGCGGCCAGCCACTGTGCGTTGTCGCGCTGGTGCGCGGTGGTGCTCACCACCAGGGGCACCAGGATGGCCGGCACGCCCGCGGCGCAGAGTTCGCTCACCGTGATGGCGCCGGCCCGGCAGACCATCAGGTCGCAGGCGGCCAGCTGCGCGGGCATGTCGTCGATGAAGGCGCGCACGTCGGCGGCGATGCCGTGGCCGGCGTAGGCGGCGCTCACGGCGGCCTGGTCGGCAGCCCCGGTCTGGTGCAGCACCTGCGGCCGGGCCTGCGCGGGCAGCTTGGCGATCGCCTCGGGCAGCGTGCGGTTGAGCACCTGCGCGCCCAGGCTGCCGCCCACCACCAGCAGCTTCAGCGGCCCGCTGCGGCCGGCCAGGCGCTCGGCGGGCGCGGGGATGGCCTCGATCTCGGCACGCACCGGGTTGCCGGTGACGACGCCGATCTTCGTGCCGCGCGCGGCCTCACCGTCGAAGCCGAAGGCCACGCGGTCGGCCACGGGCAGGAGGCCCCGGCTGGACAGCAGCAGCGCGGCGTCGGCGTTCACCAGCAACAGCGGCTGGCCGAGCCAGCTCGCCATCAGGCCGCCCGGAAAGCACACGTAGCCGCCCATGCCGAGCACCGCGTCGGCGGCGCGGCGCTTCAGGATCGCGCGGCAGTCCCACAGGGCCTTGAGCAGCCGCAGGCCGCCGGTGGCGGTGTGCAGCAGGCCCTTGCCGCGCAGGCCGCTGAA
This portion of the Ideonella sp. WA131b genome encodes:
- a CDS encoding D-alanine--D-alanine ligase — its product is MGKVAVLMGGTSAEREVSLMSGSGVLAALHSQGVDAHAFDPAERPLQALKDGGFARVFIALHGRGGEDGSLQGALELLRLPYTGSGVMASAIAMDKTMTKRVWLAEGLPTPRWVLLQPGRLAREHVITVPDALGLPLIVKPPREGSSIGISKVEGYSQMQEAVKLAAQYDPDVLCEEFVRGIELTCPVLGAGESARALPVVRIAAPGGNYDYEHKYFSDDTGYHCPSGLPPEEEAEVQRLTLAAYRALGCRGWGRADLMLRTDPTNNDRKIFLLEMNTSPGMTSHSLVPMSARQAGISYERLCLLLLAQATLDSARD
- a CDS encoding UDP-N-acetylmuramate--L-alanine ligase, which gives rise to MNHAVHHIHFVGVGGSGMSPLAEIMAGLGYTVSGSDLQASASTERLARLGVRVHIGHDAAHVAGAQALVTSTAVKPGNPEVVAARAARIPIVARAALLAELMRHKQGIAIAGTHGKTTTTSLVASVLTEAGTDPSFVIGGELQGLGGQRGQGARLGAGDLLVAEADESDASFLALSPVLAVVTNIDADHMETYGHELARLHEAFVQFVARLPFYGRVMVCADDPGVQAVLPRLERYVTTYGLGEGADLRAVDVASLEGGRMRFVARQAGFDDLAVTLNLAGEHNVRNALAALAVARTLNLPDAAAARAFAAFAGVGRRFAKAGPLRAAGGGRYLLVDDYGHHPAELAAVIAAARGAYPGRRLVLAFQPHRYTRTRDCFAGFAAVLRGADAVWLTEVYPAGEAPIAGADGASLAADVPGAHFVPQLAELPAALHAALQDGDVLLGMGAGSIGTLPKMLQALSDTVSPGGAA
- the murG gene encoding undecaprenyldiphospho-muramoylpentapeptide beta-N-acetylglucosaminyltransferase encodes the protein MAHLVVMAAGTGGHIMPGLAVAREMQRRGWTVSWLGTSHGMENKLVPPSGLELDTITFSGLRGKGLLHTATGGLRLLKALWDCRAILKRRAADAVLGMGGYVCFPGGLMASWLGQPLLLVNADAALLLSSRGLLPVADRVAFGFDGEAARGTKIGVVTGNPVRAEIEAIPAPAERLAGRSGPLKLLVVGGSLGAQVLNRTLPEAIAKLPAQARPQVLHQTGAADQAAVSAAYAGHGIAADVRAFIDDMPAQLAACDLMVCRAGAITVSELCAAGVPAILVPLVVSTTAHQRDNAQWLAAQGGAVHLPQAELTAGRLAAELDKLDRDTLQAMATKARAQARPHAAARVADEIEALVKKAQA